A single Clostridium sp. AN503 DNA region contains:
- a CDS encoding type II toxin-antitoxin system HicA family toxin, with translation MKSYSSREVIKMLKADGWYEVNVVGSHHQYKHPTKKGRTTVKHPDKDIPRKTLDNIESQSGLRFR, from the coding sequence ATGAAAAGCTATTCATCAAGAGAAGTGATCAAAATGTTAAAAGCAGATGGTTGGTATGAAGTAAATGTGGTGGGAAGCCACCACCAGTATAAACATCCAACCAAGAAGGGGCGCACAACAGTCAAACATCCTGACAAAGACATCCCCAGAAAAACGCTCGATAACATTGAATCACAGTCGGGGCTAAGATTCAGATAG
- a CDS encoding contractile injection system protein, VgrG/Pvc8 family translates to MSTTRNKRVKIAYNGTVVNEMLDTYLERFSYVDSVDESDTISLSVIDRDLKWVNSWIPQTGDIITPTIVLENWNYSGEKMAFLCGAFVVDDFDFAGPPIKGNINGVSAPVNSSFKESENTKTWSQATLQLIAGEIAARYGLALVYDVRKEIQISKTEQSQQTDSDFIKRLCGKYGLGIKVYANRLVIWDYLDYFAKPPVMTITPDQVSKWSYKSTMQGTYTGARVSYTNPGSKQTVDVLVGTEERLYKTTQKADNEADARLIGEGAILNANRKAATMQLTLPPKLSLAATNTVRLSGFGKMDGKYFIEKTAHSITKKSYGMQVNLSRIVTEAEGVNRQTGIEKKMAEIVNGTPEGPADSDTEW, encoded by the coding sequence ATGAGCACAACCAGGAACAAACGCGTGAAAATTGCCTATAATGGAACCGTCGTGAATGAAATGCTTGATACATATCTGGAGCGGTTTTCTTATGTGGATTCAGTTGACGAATCCGACACGATTTCCTTGTCAGTCATAGACAGGGATCTAAAATGGGTAAATTCCTGGATCCCGCAAACAGGAGACATCATTACACCAACCATTGTGCTTGAGAACTGGAATTATAGCGGGGAGAAAATGGCATTCCTATGTGGGGCTTTTGTGGTCGATGATTTTGACTTTGCAGGCCCTCCAATAAAAGGAAACATCAATGGAGTGTCTGCCCCGGTAAATTCCAGCTTCAAAGAATCTGAGAACACAAAAACCTGGTCCCAGGCGACCTTACAGCTGATTGCGGGCGAGATTGCCGCCAGGTACGGGCTCGCCCTGGTTTATGATGTGCGAAAGGAAATCCAGATATCCAAGACCGAGCAAAGCCAGCAGACGGACAGCGACTTTATAAAACGACTTTGTGGAAAGTATGGTCTGGGGATTAAGGTATATGCAAACCGGCTGGTCATCTGGGACTATCTGGACTATTTTGCAAAGCCCCCGGTTATGACAATTACGCCAGACCAGGTATCTAAGTGGAGCTATAAAAGCACCATGCAGGGGACATACACCGGTGCGCGTGTGAGCTATACGAATCCGGGAAGCAAACAGACGGTGGATGTGCTCGTAGGAACCGAGGAGCGGCTTTATAAAACCACACAAAAGGCGGATAACGAAGCAGACGCCAGACTGATCGGAGAAGGAGCGATCCTGAATGCAAACCGAAAAGCGGCTACCATGCAGCTTACGCTCCCACCAAAGCTGTCTCTAGCCGCGACGAATACGGTTCGGCTATCTGGTTTTGGGAAGATGGACGGAAAATACTTTATTGAAAAGACTGCCCATAGCATTACAAAAAAATCCTATGGTATGCAGGTGAATTTAAGCAGAATCGTTACCGAAGCTGAAGGTGTGAACAGGCAGACAGGGATCGAAAAAAAGATGGCGGAGATTGTAAACGGAACGCCGGAGGGACCGGCGGACAGCGATACGGAGTGGTAG
- a CDS encoding baseplate J/gp47 family protein produces the protein MMAEALKKLHDFPDVSFIDNISFTEVQERMIKNFEKRYRELTGKDISLAPADPYRLILYACATELYQGFQYEDRAGKMGLLKYSTGDFLDNLAAVKGVTRNEAKPARTTMRFTLSAAISRDARIPAGIRVKGQDLYFETVQEARIPAGDLTAEVTAVCQLSGITGNGFLPGDIHTLVDPLPYTLSAENTSMTSGGADRESDESLAERVYLAPSGFSTAGPAASYEYWVKTYSSAIDECRVVSEAPGEVDIYVTVEGDFPTDSFMEGLETYLRDENIRPLTDKVVIKKPEKVEYEIEFVYYISRADRDVEETVQAAVQTACESYTEWQKTIGRDITPSRLIYELMRAGAQSVELVKPTYKELLAGQMAMAKTPVITYGGLRDG, from the coding sequence ATGATGGCAGAAGCATTGAAGAAACTGCATGACTTTCCGGACGTCAGCTTTATTGACAATATTAGTTTCACGGAAGTGCAGGAGCGTATGATAAAAAATTTTGAAAAGCGTTACCGGGAACTGACCGGGAAAGATATCAGCCTTGCTCCAGCTGATCCTTACCGGCTGATATTGTATGCCTGCGCAACAGAACTTTATCAGGGATTCCAGTACGAGGACCGAGCAGGAAAGATGGGATTGCTGAAATACAGTACAGGAGATTTTTTGGATAACCTTGCAGCAGTCAAAGGCGTTACAAGAAATGAAGCAAAGCCAGCTAGGACAACGATGCGCTTTACACTTTCTGCGGCAATCAGCAGAGATGCGAGGATCCCGGCAGGAATCCGTGTAAAAGGGCAGGACTTATATTTTGAAACAGTGCAGGAGGCCAGGATCCCGGCAGGAGATCTAACAGCAGAAGTGACGGCGGTGTGTCAGCTGAGTGGAATAACCGGAAATGGTTTTTTGCCTGGAGATATCCATACACTTGTAGATCCGCTTCCCTACACGCTGAGTGCAGAAAATACATCCATGACATCTGGAGGGGCGGACAGAGAAAGCGATGAAAGCCTTGCAGAACGCGTTTATCTCGCACCATCAGGATTTTCAACGGCTGGGCCTGCCGCATCTTATGAATACTGGGTTAAGACATACAGTTCAGCGATCGATGAATGCCGGGTTGTGTCGGAGGCTCCGGGCGAAGTTGACATCTATGTGACAGTGGAAGGGGATTTCCCGACGGATAGTTTTATGGAAGGCCTTGAGACGTATCTGAGGGATGAAAATATCCGTCCACTGACGGATAAAGTCGTGATCAAGAAACCGGAAAAGGTGGAGTATGAAATCGAATTTGTATACTACATAAGCCGCGCTGACCGGGATGTTGAGGAAACGGTGCAGGCAGCAGTGCAGACAGCGTGCGAGTCATATACCGAATGGCAGAAAACAATTGGGCGGGATATCACACCATCCAGGCTCATATATGAACTCATGCGTGCAGGCGCCCAGTCGGTGGAACTTGTAAAGCCCACATACAAGGAACTACTTGCTGGTCAGATGGCCATGGCAAAAACACCAGTGATCACATATGGAGGACTAAGAGATGGTTGA
- a CDS encoding phage tail protein, translating to MVGLFGGIRFRVSDNQVLTFKNLKREISSTWNTMDRIGIKPLVEFGGPNLQTASLDIVLDASLGVRPQKLLSNLERMTESGEAYSLVLGRQVIGKNKWVITKCSQAYDIILRNGGVYKATVSLMLQEYV from the coding sequence ATGGTTGGACTATTTGGGGGGATCCGTTTCAGGGTTTCGGATAACCAGGTGCTGACATTTAAGAATCTGAAGCGTGAAATCTCTTCCACGTGGAACACGATGGATAGGATCGGCATAAAGCCATTGGTGGAATTTGGGGGACCGAACCTTCAAACGGCAAGTCTTGACATTGTACTGGATGCATCATTAGGAGTTCGACCGCAGAAGCTTCTTTCCAATTTGGAACGTATGACGGAATCTGGTGAAGCATACTCGCTGGTTTTGGGGCGCCAGGTGATCGGAAAAAACAAATGGGTGATTACAAAGTGTTCCCAAGCGTATGATATCATCCTGCGCAATGGAGGGGTATATAAGGCGACAGTTTCTCTGATGCTGCAGGAATATGTGTGA
- a CDS encoding phage tail sheath family protein has protein sequence MAYKHGIEVTEKATSFPSPMSTKYGVQVIFGTAPVNLARNPAINRPVRAGSFEEAVEALGYSDDWEKYTLCQSMDASFKLFQVNPVIFVNVLDPERHMQEFPEKTCEVKNHQATVDAEGILKGTVAVTAQLSSARTGKARAGENGLPGEPYALVEGTDYIVDFDSYGQLVITLLSAGVAYGVAELTVTGKFIDPDMVTEEDLIGAYDVETGKETGMEVLRQIYPLYGVSPGMLLAPGWTQKPNIGAALQEKCRDISGAFRCTCLLDLDTELAKKYSDCEKVKEDMGYYDEHAIVLWPMVTAGGKRYRYSAVYGAMMSYNTVANNDVPYLYPSNKELNADGAVLADGTEILLDQTQAGAVNGAGIVTAFRDVTWKSYGNNTGCYPGNTDPKDRWIGCRRMFDYVANYFVVEYRKRLDGSMNRRLVDDIVNSFNIWGNSLTAAGMCAGLYADFKQNENTLEDVLAGHLKLHIYFAPFTPAEYINALMEFDVAALETTMNQEG, from the coding sequence ATGGCATATAAGCACGGAATTGAGGTTACAGAGAAAGCAACGTCTTTCCCCAGCCCGATGTCAACAAAATACGGAGTGCAGGTGATATTCGGGACTGCGCCGGTGAATCTGGCCAGGAATCCTGCGATAAACAGACCGGTAAGAGCGGGAAGCTTTGAGGAAGCGGTGGAGGCGCTGGGGTATAGTGATGACTGGGAAAAATATACTCTGTGCCAGAGCATGGATGCAAGCTTCAAACTGTTTCAGGTTAATCCGGTCATTTTTGTGAATGTACTGGATCCGGAGCGGCATATGCAGGAATTTCCGGAAAAGACCTGCGAGGTGAAAAACCATCAGGCCACGGTAGATGCTGAGGGGATTTTAAAAGGCACGGTGGCCGTTACCGCGCAGTTAAGCAGTGCTAGGACTGGGAAAGCAAGAGCAGGGGAGAACGGACTTCCTGGAGAGCCGTATGCACTCGTGGAAGGGACGGACTACATTGTGGATTTCGATAGCTATGGGCAGTTGGTGATCACATTGCTCAGTGCAGGCGTAGCATATGGAGTGGCCGAGCTGACCGTAACGGGAAAATTCATCGATCCGGATATGGTGACAGAAGAAGATCTGATCGGCGCATACGATGTGGAAACCGGGAAAGAAACCGGGATGGAAGTGCTGCGTCAGATCTACCCGCTGTATGGAGTATCACCCGGAATGCTTCTGGCCCCTGGATGGACGCAGAAACCGAACATTGGCGCGGCATTGCAGGAAAAATGTAGGGATATTTCTGGAGCTTTTCGCTGCACCTGCCTTCTGGATCTGGATACGGAGCTCGCAAAGAAATACAGCGATTGCGAAAAAGTGAAGGAGGATATGGGATACTATGATGAGCACGCGATCGTATTATGGCCCATGGTGACAGCGGGAGGAAAGCGGTACCGCTATTCTGCGGTATACGGCGCCATGATGAGTTACAATACAGTAGCCAATAACGATGTCCCATATCTGTATCCGTCCAATAAGGAACTGAACGCAGATGGGGCTGTCCTTGCGGACGGGACAGAGATCCTTCTTGACCAGACACAGGCCGGAGCTGTAAATGGCGCGGGCATTGTGACGGCCTTCCGCGACGTTACCTGGAAGTCATACGGCAATAATACCGGATGCTATCCCGGTAATACGGATCCGAAGGACCGCTGGATCGGGTGCAGGCGGATGTTTGACTATGTGGCGAACTATTTTGTTGTGGAGTACAGGAAACGGCTGGACGGCAGCATGAACCGGAGGCTTGTGGATGATATCGTAAACAGCTTTAATATCTGGGGGAACAGCCTGACTGCTGCTGGCATGTGCGCCGGACTTTATGCAGACTTCAAACAGAATGAAAACACGCTGGAGGATGTACTGGCCGGGCACTTAAAGTTGCATATCTATTTTGCACCGTTTACTCCAGCTGAGTACATCAACGCCCTGATGGAGTTTGATGTAGCCGCACTGGAGACAACTATGAATCAGGAGGGATAA
- a CDS encoding phage major tail tube protein, whose protein sequence is MFKPHLMNRFNVYKNGRQLIGIAGEVTLPEVTNLTDSMEGAGTGGNMDIPVIGLIEDMEMEIGFLSLCEDIFSVMDPSEAADLTLNGALQGSDAGTGAIGYRSVSVSVRGLMKKFTPGVAKAGAKMNSSVTLGLSYYKLVLNGKTMLEIDRLNGVYIVNGKDVLKDVKNMC, encoded by the coding sequence ATGTTCAAACCGCATTTAATGAATCGTTTTAACGTGTACAAAAACGGAAGGCAGCTCATCGGCATAGCCGGAGAGGTGACGCTCCCTGAGGTTACGAATCTGACCGATAGCATGGAAGGGGCTGGGACCGGCGGGAACATGGACATCCCGGTGATTGGACTGATCGAAGATATGGAAATGGAGATCGGGTTCCTGTCGCTGTGCGAGGATATTTTTTCTGTTATGGATCCGTCGGAAGCTGCGGACCTCACGCTGAACGGAGCCCTGCAGGGGTCCGATGCAGGAACTGGGGCGATTGGTTATCGGTCTGTCAGCGTTTCTGTACGCGGACTGATGAAAAAATTTACACCTGGAGTTGCGAAGGCCGGGGCAAAGATGAACTCTAGTGTTACCTTGGGGCTTAGCTATTACAAGCTGGTCTTAAATGGAAAAACTATGCTGGAGATCGACAGGTTAAATGGAGTTTACATTGTAAACGGCAAAGATGTTTTGAAAGATGTCAAAAATATGTGCTAG
- a CDS encoding DUF2190 family protein, whose protein sequence is MKAGYVQKGESLDYKNTGSTVINAGDVVVFGSRIGVAGGPIPKGETGSIHMEGVFKMDKKAGETITAGTEVYYSVDGITATKAAEGVSGELPKAGYAVADAAEAAAAVTVKLLG, encoded by the coding sequence ATGAAAGCAGGTTATGTTCAGAAAGGCGAAAGCCTGGATTACAAAAACACTGGAAGCACAGTGATCAATGCCGGTGACGTAGTAGTATTTGGAAGCCGGATTGGCGTGGCGGGAGGGCCGATCCCGAAAGGAGAGACCGGGAGCATCCATATGGAGGGCGTTTTCAAAATGGATAAAAAGGCTGGTGAAACGATTACAGCCGGAACGGAAGTGTACTATTCTGTGGATGGCATTACAGCAACTAAGGCCGCGGAAGGAGTAAGTGGAGAACTTCCAAAAGCAGGCTATGCGGTTGCAGATGCCGCGGAAGCGGCGGCTGCAGTAACAGTAAAACTGCTGGGATAA
- a CDS encoding phage tail tape measure protein, translated as MASGKKNYELEIMISGGTDASLAASIRKARNELNGLERQAGLSGRNIGDSFGGMSVKGIDALGRASDKVFGGIVKGAKLAAAGTAAILGASTAVGMGFESQMSTVQAISQSSAGDMEKLTALAKEMGETTKFSAEEAGKGLEYMAMAGWKTGDMIGGLPGIMYLAAASGEELGMVSDIVTDAMTAFEMQANEAGHFADVLAQASSNSNTNVAMMGETFQYVAPVAGAFGYTIEDVAVATGLMANAGIKGQKAGTAMRTMLTNLAKPTKQMRGYMEALSISLVDGEGNMKPFRQQLTEMREAFSGLSEAEKAEYAAGIAGKEGMSGLLAIVTASNKDFEKLSQSIDNSTDAAKRMSEVRIDNLAGDLTLMKSAAEGAGIEIYEGFSGNLRELTRDATGWIVSFTGELREDMPTIQRQLKQFGKSAKEGFQPVLNFGSWCLKHPDVVKGTITGIVAAFGTFKTAQVAKNGIAMLGTLSGMMSAWPVAAAGLAIGSIAGIATAIENAEHRAAKANLAEHFGQIALSVEELDEAARHIVSGGGNIFDQLDSFGEVSGTVRELEKSLASSLREIQKAEWKLSIGIAFDESDTQSYVTAVESYMKNAQEYITNSGYEMKLAVGIVFGEDSTTGNSLTDGSGDFYQALYDELKPLQSGLQVALKHITEEGLSLPRQEIVDSYLKDISEITSMIAEAENSAELQMLKNRYAGADILTGDTFQNLQASIQEYTDKATAGIDESYKQILTSLNAQRLAGENGMDGGITQEEFDSKSADALAAYYEQKAQTIQNGYQVMKDAILSAYGDEIEPALNAMNQQIQEGLPALMENSTTPESFLSGFDKLITDSIAAAGMSADAKNAVKILMEGMLPTQEDMEQLKQQMAVSGFQPSEIITDALNDMTEISAVTGDKESIWNMLGGVIANDADYALLVSTVSQQTGQIPDTVIQEISAKNGQIQAEARNILEAIRNTFAEGVQAEIPITLNTVTQYRSGTLPGAGGMKKIDHNAKGGLINRPTLSWFAEDSPEYAIPIDGSSRSMALWQEAGEALGAYEANDYGKMYESFSTGIAAENYNSSSFSPVYSPTIQMPPGGGDENRFRDILREDYERFVEFMERYQNEKYRASFS; from the coding sequence GTGGCATCTGGAAAAAAGAATTATGAACTGGAAATTATGATATCCGGAGGCACGGATGCCTCGCTTGCCGCATCGATACGAAAAGCCAGGAATGAATTAAACGGACTGGAAAGGCAGGCAGGTTTGTCAGGCCGGAATATCGGGGATTCCTTTGGCGGGATGAGCGTGAAGGGGATTGATGCACTCGGTAGGGCGTCAGACAAAGTCTTTGGTGGAATCGTAAAGGGTGCGAAGCTGGCGGCAGCGGGAACCGCAGCCATCCTGGGAGCTTCTACTGCGGTTGGTATGGGATTTGAATCGCAAATGAGTACAGTGCAGGCTATTTCACAGAGCTCCGCAGGGGACATGGAGAAGCTGACAGCCTTGGCAAAGGAAATGGGCGAAACCACAAAATTTTCTGCGGAGGAGGCAGGAAAAGGGCTGGAATACATGGCGATGGCAGGCTGGAAGACCGGGGACATGATCGGCGGGCTTCCTGGCATCATGTATTTAGCGGCAGCTTCTGGTGAGGAATTGGGAATGGTGTCAGACATCGTGACGGATGCCATGACAGCATTTGAAATGCAAGCCAACGAAGCCGGGCATTTTGCTGACGTTCTGGCGCAGGCATCTTCCAACTCAAATACCAACGTGGCGATGATGGGTGAGACATTCCAGTATGTCGCACCGGTTGCCGGAGCATTTGGATATACCATTGAGGACGTGGCAGTTGCTACGGGATTAATGGCAAACGCCGGAATTAAAGGACAGAAAGCAGGAACGGCAATGCGTACCATGCTTACGAATCTTGCGAAACCGACGAAACAGATGCGGGGATATATGGAAGCCTTGTCAATATCGCTAGTAGATGGAGAAGGCAACATGAAGCCGTTTAGGCAGCAGTTGACAGAGATGCGAGAAGCATTTTCCGGACTATCTGAGGCGGAGAAAGCGGAGTATGCTGCCGGAATAGCTGGAAAAGAAGGCATGTCTGGACTGCTCGCCATAGTCACGGCATCCAATAAGGATTTTGAAAAACTGTCACAGTCAATTGATAACAGCACTGATGCGGCAAAGCGCATGTCAGAGGTGAGAATAGATAATCTCGCCGGAGATCTGACGCTTATGAAAAGCGCAGCGGAGGGGGCTGGGATTGAAATTTACGAAGGCTTTTCCGGAAACCTACGGGAACTCACGCGGGATGCAACCGGGTGGATTGTTAGTTTTACCGGGGAGTTACGGGAAGATATGCCGACAATCCAAAGGCAGCTTAAGCAATTCGGAAAAAGTGCAAAAGAAGGATTCCAGCCGGTACTGAATTTTGGAAGTTGGTGCCTGAAGCATCCTGATGTGGTGAAGGGGACTATTACCGGAATCGTAGCAGCATTTGGAACATTCAAGACGGCGCAGGTGGCGAAAAATGGAATTGCGATGCTGGGGACCCTGTCCGGGATGATGAGCGCATGGCCGGTGGCAGCAGCGGGGCTTGCGATAGGATCCATCGCCGGAATTGCCACAGCGATAGAAAATGCGGAGCACAGAGCGGCGAAGGCGAATCTTGCAGAGCACTTTGGACAGATCGCGCTGTCTGTGGAGGAACTGGATGAAGCGGCCCGCCACATTGTCAGCGGTGGTGGAAATATTTTTGACCAGCTGGACAGTTTTGGCGAAGTTTCCGGAACGGTGCGGGAGTTGGAAAAGTCTCTTGCTTCCAGCTTGAGAGAAATCCAGAAGGCCGAGTGGAAGCTGTCCATTGGCATTGCATTTGACGAGAGCGATACGCAGTCATATGTCACAGCTGTGGAAAGCTATATGAAAAATGCCCAGGAATATATCACTAACAGCGGCTATGAAATGAAGCTGGCAGTGGGGATCGTGTTCGGGGAAGACAGCACCACAGGAAACAGCCTGACTGATGGAAGCGGTGATTTTTACCAGGCATTGTACGACGAATTGAAGCCGCTGCAATCAGGATTACAGGTTGCATTAAAGCATATAACCGAGGAAGGTTTAAGCCTGCCCAGACAGGAGATTGTTGATAGCTATCTGAAGGACATCTCAGAGATCACGTCCATGATTGCTGAGGCGGAGAACTCCGCAGAGCTTCAGATGCTGAAAAACCGATATGCCGGAGCAGATATACTGACCGGAGACACCTTCCAAAATCTACAGGCATCCATACAGGAATACACGGATAAGGCAACAGCGGGTATTGATGAATCTTATAAGCAGATCCTGACAAGCTTAAACGCGCAGCGTCTTGCTGGTGAAAACGGAATGGACGGCGGAATCACGCAAGAAGAATTTGACTCTAAGTCAGCTGACGCTCTGGCGGCATATTATGAGCAGAAAGCTCAGACGATCCAGAACGGCTACCAGGTAATGAAGGATGCGATTTTATCTGCTTATGGAGATGAGATAGAGCCAGCCCTGAATGCAATGAACCAGCAGATTCAGGAAGGGCTCCCGGCCTTGATGGAAAACAGCACAACGCCGGAGAGTTTCCTGTCGGGGTTTGACAAACTCATAACCGATAGCATCGCGGCAGCAGGAATGAGTGCTGACGCAAAGAATGCTGTTAAGATCCTGATGGAGGGAATGCTTCCGACGCAGGAGGATATGGAGCAGCTGAAACAACAGATGGCGGTTTCTGGCTTTCAGCCCTCGGAGATCATAACGGATGCACTGAATGATATGACGGAGATATCGGCTGTAACTGGTGACAAGGAAAGTATCTGGAATATGCTGGGTGGAGTGATCGCAAATGATGCGGATTACGCGCTCTTGGTGTCTACAGTAAGTCAGCAGACCGGGCAGATACCGGATACAGTAATACAGGAGATTAGTGCTAAGAATGGGCAGATTCAAGCAGAAGCGCGGAACATACTGGAAGCAATCCGAAACACCTTTGCGGAAGGTGTACAGGCTGAAATCCCGATCACTTTAAATACAGTTACACAGTACAGGAGCGGGACCCTGCCGGGGGCTGGAGGAATGAAAAAAATCGATCACAATGCAAAAGGAGGCCTGATCAACCGCCCTACGCTTTCATGGTTTGCGGAGGACAGCCCGGAGTACGCCATTCCGATAGATGGATCAAGCCGTTCCATGGCATTATGGCAGGAGGCGGGAGAGGCTCTTGGAGCTTACGAGGCGAATGACTACGGTAAAATGTATGAAAGCTTTTCGACTGGAATCGCAGCGGAGAATTACAACAGCTCCTCTTTTTCCCCGGTATACAGCCCGACAATCCAGATGCCGCCGGGAGGTGGAGATGAAAACCGGTTCCGGGATATTCTACGGGAAGACTATGAAAGATTTGTGGAGTTCATGGAAAGATATCAGAATGAGAAGTACAGGGCATCGTTCTCCTAA
- a CDS encoding tail protein X, producing the protein MKATYQTIQGDTWDMIAKKVYGAEKHMDYLMENNFPLLDYFIFPAGITVATPELPADSPDDLPLWR; encoded by the coding sequence ATGAAAGCGACTTATCAAACAATCCAGGGAGATACCTGGGATATGATAGCTAAAAAGGTATATGGAGCTGAGAAACACATGGACTATTTGATGGAAAATAATTTTCCATTGTTAGATTATTTTATTTTTCCTGCCGGGATTACGGTGGCAACGCCGGAACTTCCTGCGGATTCACCGGATGATTTGCCACTATGGAGGTGA
- a CDS encoding type II toxin-antitoxin system HicB family antitoxin: MKKTERYFYPAIFTYESGQEIAVTFPDLNCATSGTNDDDALLSARELLGCVLNGLEEDGEEIPAPTSLSKIEIQPNERAVLIDVYMPSIRMAQMNRSVNRTVTLPAWLNAAALEHNINFSQVLQEALKSQLHV, encoded by the coding sequence ATGAAAAAAACAGAACGTTATTTCTACCCCGCTATTTTCACTTATGAATCCGGCCAGGAAATTGCCGTAACCTTTCCCGACTTGAATTGCGCTACCAGCGGCACGAACGATGATGATGCCCTGTTATCCGCTCGTGAACTTCTTGGTTGCGTCCTTAATGGTCTGGAAGAAGATGGTGAGGAAATTCCCGCACCAACGTCGTTATCAAAAATTGAGATTCAGCCAAACGAACGCGCGGTTCTGATCGATGTTTATATGCCATCCATCCGAATGGCGCAGATGAACCGATCCGTCAATCGAACTGTTACGCTTCCTGCTTGGCTTAATGCCGCTGCCCTTGAGCATAATATTAACTTTTCTCAGGTTCTCCAGGAAGCTTTGAAATCGCAGCTCCACGTTTGA